One Akkermansiaceae bacterium genomic region harbors:
- a CDS encoding ABC transporter permease, whose translation MKAYFIRRFLLVPITLLGVTIIVFTLTRFMPGSPMERAMQRATQSDENTKSSADNQSSGGLSDEDLEILEEEYGYDKPIPVAYLQWLGFWPRERSISKSEIREQEEDVIGTKLVKDPKNETLVVIKGSGRRVLVNKNSPEEATFVNNGEKVTESGWSVRIDSPEDRAERWVRRNDKPIEEAPPKPYRAVVYKKRFSGLLQGDLGRSSTYQDKVSDMILERIPIAVYFGLLSTIIIYSVCIPLGIVKAIKHRTFIDNVSSVLVFVGYSIPGFALGALLLVYLGARMGWFPLFGLTSPGAEELSLWGQVKDLAHHTVLPLLCYIVGGFAYTTMMMKNNLMDNLAADYVRTAVSKGVSFRWAVFRHAFRNSFIPIATSLGGLITMFVGGSMLVETVFDIQGFGLLQFQAIMDRDNSVIMGTLSIAAFLMLIGNILSDIIVAMIDPRIKFH comes from the coding sequence ATGAAGGCTTATTTTATCCGAAGATTTTTGCTCGTTCCCATCACCTTGCTGGGAGTGACTATTATCGTGTTCACCTTGACGCGTTTCATGCCGGGAAGTCCGATGGAGCGGGCCATGCAGCGGGCTACCCAGAGTGACGAGAACACCAAGTCGTCAGCGGACAACCAAAGCAGCGGTGGCCTTAGCGACGAGGACCTGGAAATATTGGAGGAGGAATACGGGTACGACAAACCGATCCCCGTGGCCTACCTGCAATGGCTTGGTTTTTGGCCACGTGAGCGCAGCATCAGTAAATCTGAAATCCGTGAGCAAGAGGAGGATGTCATTGGTACGAAGCTGGTCAAAGATCCAAAAAACGAAACCCTGGTGGTGATCAAGGGCAGTGGGCGCAGGGTGCTGGTGAATAAAAACTCCCCCGAAGAGGCGACCTTCGTCAACAATGGGGAGAAGGTAACCGAGTCGGGGTGGAGTGTCCGTATCGATAGCCCCGAGGACCGGGCCGAACGCTGGGTCCGCAGAAATGACAAACCAATCGAGGAGGCTCCACCGAAGCCCTACCGGGCGGTAGTTTACAAAAAGCGTTTCTCCGGTCTGCTGCAAGGTGACCTTGGACGGTCGTCGACCTATCAGGACAAGGTGTCCGACATGATTCTCGAACGCATTCCCATCGCGGTTTACTTTGGCTTGCTTTCGACGATTATTATCTATTCCGTCTGCATTCCGCTGGGCATCGTGAAGGCGATCAAGCACCGGACCTTTATTGATAACGTGAGTTCTGTGCTGGTATTCGTCGGCTACTCCATCCCCGGGTTTGCGTTGGGCGCCCTGCTGCTCGTCTACCTGGGCGCGCGTATGGGGTGGTTCCCGCTGTTCGGGCTGACCAGTCCCGGTGCGGAGGAGCTCAGCCTCTGGGGGCAGGTCAAGGACCTGGCCCACCACACCGTGCTGCCACTATTATGTTATATCGTCGGTGGCTTCGCCTATACAACGATGATGATGAAAAACAACCTGATGGACAACTTGGCAGCCGATTACGTCCGGACCGCGGTTTCCAAGGGGGTCAGTTTCCGATGGGCGGTTTTCAGGCATGCATTCCGTAACTCGTTCATCCCGATCGCCACCAGTCTCGGGGGGTTGATCACGATGTTTGTTGGCGGAAGTATGCTGGTTGAAACCGTGTTCGATATCCAGGGATTTGGCTTGCTCCAGTTCCAGGCGATTATGGACCGCGATAACTCGGTGATCATGGGGACGCTGTCCATTGCGGCTTTCCTGATGCTTATTGGCAATATCCTCTCGGACATCATCGTCGCGATGATCGATCCACGTATCAAGTTTCACTAG
- a CDS encoding MFS transporter gives MKRLVNIILRTRRFRYTLTMLLIIGALFAVSQTKSQETGSAGDEAAAPSREAVENDGQAPSVAAVPAGDASASSIPEAVLQSKAEAYLKGLSGHISSTAIAMDTELPGDVLGLADQEKGSGKESLRDQLTDPKAAGQYIHDLRMRGFVPVKSIRWIKPVADQAAASDDAGASAKNAMPDAVLWGIITVDDKRNPDVSDWQPRSRAVKVHLNQVGDEVFISELARPTVRELGGIQMVETFIARMKSGQIEQAWESGSALMKAERSADEVHAAMEKAGFLKEQSIKWGEATDIEGGYKQNGMLVGADGEETPFYVALLETGEGLEILDFQTTDSFLGRVLGGRGDTLDMVVAVIALALVLGFVYIIVSYVKGLWGSPRELYILFFTKLTEYSAYGAAQLTFMFYLREDVGLGDIGAGTYYSTWSTVVTAVTMVVGAICDTIGVKKTLLIGSVLLLISRAVMPFTNDIWWVSILGFIPLGIGVAITGPVLSVGIKRFTTIEGAALGFGLFYTLMNVGWAIGAKIFDVVRINMGERGSVEFLGDTLSTWQVLFGLGFFINLPDLLAILWMRDGVEMTEKGIRFPEEKVRDKAAADAGGASSLMARSMASIKAGAVGSVKIFGENFVQRAFWVFILLIGITVFARLTFFHFHITWPSYGIRYFGQGSLVGNVFGVLNPLLIVFLVPVIAYLTRKVRSYWLLLIGTIISVASVGIVMVPPDVFAWLTDSWLGVMVYDRWLEVPVGNKDPYYMSMVIFVFVFSIGEAIWSPRLMQFTAEIAPPGREGSYISLAYLPYFASKFIVGPMAGMLLTNYAPEFGVDGIYGYYPDHQMIWWWVGGTAALTPLGMLAFRKMYHIAEVRAEEAAKLVADEEAAATARGE, from the coding sequence ATGAAACGACTCGTCAACATCATCCTGCGCACCCGCCGATTTCGATACACGCTGACCATGCTCCTGATAATTGGAGCATTGTTTGCTGTTAGTCAGACCAAAAGCCAGGAAACGGGATCGGCGGGAGACGAGGCTGCGGCTCCTTCCCGTGAAGCGGTGGAAAACGATGGGCAAGCGCCGTCGGTCGCAGCCGTGCCGGCAGGGGATGCGTCGGCCAGCAGCATTCCTGAAGCGGTTCTACAAAGCAAGGCTGAGGCCTATCTGAAGGGGTTGAGCGGTCATATTTCAAGTACCGCGATTGCCATGGATACGGAGCTTCCAGGGGATGTTCTCGGACTGGCCGACCAGGAGAAGGGTTCGGGCAAAGAGAGTTTGCGTGATCAACTGACGGACCCCAAGGCGGCCGGACAGTATATCCACGATTTGCGGATGCGCGGATTTGTGCCTGTGAAATCGATCCGCTGGATCAAACCCGTGGCCGACCAGGCAGCCGCTTCCGACGATGCGGGGGCAAGTGCAAAAAATGCCATGCCCGATGCGGTGCTCTGGGGGATTATCACCGTGGATGACAAGCGGAACCCGGACGTATCCGATTGGCAGCCTCGCAGTAGAGCGGTAAAAGTGCACTTGAATCAAGTAGGCGACGAGGTGTTTATCAGTGAGTTGGCACGCCCCACCGTGCGTGAACTTGGTGGGATACAGATGGTGGAAACATTTATTGCCCGGATGAAGTCGGGGCAGATCGAGCAGGCGTGGGAATCCGGGAGTGCATTGATGAAGGCTGAGCGCAGTGCTGATGAAGTACATGCCGCGATGGAGAAAGCCGGGTTTCTTAAAGAGCAGTCGATCAAATGGGGCGAGGCAACCGACATCGAGGGAGGCTATAAGCAGAACGGCATGCTTGTTGGGGCGGACGGGGAAGAAACACCGTTTTATGTGGCATTGTTAGAAACCGGAGAAGGGCTTGAGATCCTTGATTTCCAGACCACGGATTCGTTTCTGGGCCGGGTCCTGGGAGGGCGTGGCGACACCCTGGACATGGTGGTGGCCGTGATCGCCCTGGCATTGGTGCTGGGGTTTGTTTACATTATAGTTTCCTATGTCAAAGGCCTGTGGGGATCGCCACGGGAGTTGTATATCCTGTTTTTCACCAAACTCACTGAATACAGCGCCTACGGTGCGGCACAGCTTACGTTTATGTTCTACCTGCGTGAGGACGTAGGGCTTGGCGACATAGGTGCAGGCACGTATTACAGTACCTGGTCGACGGTTGTCACCGCCGTCACAATGGTCGTCGGCGCGATATGTGACACCATCGGCGTGAAGAAAACCCTGCTGATAGGCAGCGTGCTTCTTCTGATCAGCAGGGCCGTCATGCCGTTCACCAATGATATCTGGTGGGTGTCCATTCTCGGTTTTATTCCCCTGGGGATCGGTGTCGCCATCACCGGGCCGGTGCTTTCGGTGGGTATCAAGCGTTTTACCACCATCGAGGGCGCCGCACTTGGATTTGGTCTTTTCTACACCCTGATGAACGTCGGCTGGGCCATTGGCGCGAAGATTTTTGATGTCGTCCGTATCAATATGGGTGAGAGAGGAAGTGTCGAATTCCTCGGTGACACCTTGTCGACATGGCAGGTGCTGTTTGGCCTGGGGTTCTTTATTAACCTGCCCGATTTACTGGCTATCCTGTGGATGCGTGATGGTGTGGAAATGACGGAAAAGGGCATCAGGTTTCCCGAAGAAAAAGTCCGCGACAAGGCGGCTGCCGATGCCGGCGGTGCCAGCTCGTTAATGGCGCGCAGCATGGCATCGATCAAGGCCGGGGCTGTGGGGTCGGTGAAAATATTTGGAGAGAATTTCGTGCAGCGTGCCTTCTGGGTGTTTATTTTGCTCATAGGAATCACGGTCTTTGCCCGCCTTACCTTTTTCCATTTCCATATTACCTGGCCGAGTTACGGAATCCGATACTTCGGGCAGGGGTCGTTGGTGGGGAATGTCTTTGGGGTGCTCAACCCGCTGCTGATTGTCTTTTTGGTGCCGGTGATTGCCTATCTCACGCGCAAAGTGCGTTCCTACTGGTTACTGTTGATAGGAACGATTATTTCCGTGGCCTCAGTCGGTATCGTGATGGTTCCGCCGGACGTGTTTGCCTGGCTTACGGATAGTTGGTTAGGGGTCATGGTTTATGATCGTTGGCTTGAGGTGCCGGTTGGAAACAAGGACCCGTATTACATGTCGATGGTGATCTTTGTATTTGTCTTTTCCATAGGAGAGGCCATTTGGTCGCCACGCTTGATGCAGTTCACCGCGGAGATCGCGCCTCCAGGTCGCGAAGGCTCATATATATCATTGGCCTACCTTCCGTACTTTGCATCCAAGTTCATTGTGGGTCCGATGGCCGGTATGCTGTTGACCAATTACGCTCCGGAATTCGGGGTGGATGGTATCTACGGTTACTACCCGGACCACCAGATGATATGGTGGTGGGTTGGTGGCACTGCCGCACTCACCCCGCTGGGCATGCTGGCCTTTAGGAAAATGTACCATATCGCCGAAGTCCGGGCTGAAGAGGCCGCCAAGCTTGTGGCCGATGAAGAAGCCGCAGCGACAGCCCGTGGAGAATAA
- a CDS encoding MFS transporter has protein sequence MTDPTTDKEQAPLNAAPPAKPGIAFFKFLLLLLISVGVSWASAAKLGIGWVPGSIIGACIFGVGSFAMVKLAGSPREMGFTFGLKFLSVTAYKILNVTLVLWLVNDLGFTEPSALSVIVAWGFFMTITTLVVGSITDALGLRRTLIIGVTLCVVTRFAMVLTTNKLLALGFGLFPLAVGEAFCTPVLVAALRKYATPQQRSVAFSLFYAIMNFGFMFGYFVFDGVRGAMLDQGPLVVPFIDGGLSPFRVLLFVSLGVDLLMFPLILLLRPNVEMTADGLVEVPEKHEYPNAGFVEKIGLTVRDGARDTWATLTSLVTSDGFYRLICFLLIIGLLKVVFNAMDYVLPPFTDREIGEGAKVGRLNAVNGILILILAPAVGMMTRNYASYSMVILGGFITALSFVFMAMPTSAFQGAADGWLGEAIGHGYLEITGAVHPYYIMIFFWQVVFSIGEAFYSPRVYEYAASIAPKGQEATYSSLSYVPLLIGKLVTGAAFGGLLAKYCPEDGPRDPATMWLIIGILILVAPISLVVFKRYIRVKEEGRDN, from the coding sequence ATGACCGACCCGACAACAGATAAAGAGCAAGCACCGCTGAATGCCGCGCCTCCAGCGAAGCCCGGAATCGCATTTTTCAAATTCCTCCTGCTTCTTCTCATCAGCGTCGGGGTGAGCTGGGCGTCCGCGGCGAAACTAGGTATTGGCTGGGTGCCCGGCAGCATCATCGGTGCCTGCATCTTTGGTGTCGGATCCTTCGCCATGGTGAAACTCGCCGGCTCACCCCGCGAAATGGGTTTCACCTTCGGGTTGAAATTCCTCAGTGTCACGGCATACAAGATCCTCAATGTCACCCTCGTCCTATGGTTGGTCAACGACCTGGGATTCACCGAGCCAAGTGCTCTCAGCGTCATTGTCGCATGGGGGTTCTTTATGACGATCACCACCCTGGTGGTCGGCAGTATCACCGATGCCCTGGGGCTGCGGAGAACGCTTATCATCGGTGTGACACTCTGTGTCGTGACGCGGTTTGCCATGGTGCTCACCACCAACAAGCTCCTTGCCCTGGGCTTCGGCCTCTTTCCTTTGGCGGTCGGCGAGGCCTTCTGCACCCCCGTACTGGTGGCCGCGTTACGCAAATACGCAACCCCGCAACAGCGCTCCGTCGCCTTCTCATTATTCTACGCCATCATGAACTTCGGCTTCATGTTCGGCTACTTTGTCTTCGATGGAGTGCGCGGTGCCATGCTCGACCAGGGGCCGCTGGTCGTGCCATTCATCGATGGCGGGCTCAGCCCCTTCCGCGTCCTCCTGTTTGTTAGTCTCGGCGTGGATCTGCTGATGTTCCCGCTCATCCTGCTACTGCGCCCCAACGTGGAAATGACCGCGGACGGACTGGTGGAGGTTCCCGAAAAACACGAGTATCCCAACGCCGGATTCGTTGAAAAAATAGGGCTCACCGTGCGGGACGGAGCCAGGGACACTTGGGCAACCCTCACCAGCCTGGTTACCTCCGACGGCTTTTACCGATTGATTTGCTTTCTCCTGATCATTGGCCTGCTGAAGGTCGTTTTCAATGCCATGGACTACGTCCTGCCGCCGTTCACCGACCGCGAGATCGGCGAAGGTGCAAAAGTCGGCAGGCTCAACGCCGTCAACGGCATCCTCATCCTCATCCTCGCTCCGGCAGTCGGTATGATGACCCGCAATTACGCATCCTACTCGATGGTGATCCTCGGGGGCTTCATCACGGCGCTCTCCTTCGTCTTCATGGCCATGCCGACCTCCGCATTCCAGGGCGCGGCCGACGGTTGGCTCGGCGAGGCCATCGGCCACGGCTACCTCGAGATCACCGGCGCGGTGCATCCCTACTACATCATGATCTTCTTCTGGCAGGTGGTGTTTTCCATCGGCGAGGCCTTTTACTCGCCCCGCGTCTACGAGTATGCCGCATCCATCGCGCCCAAGGGGCAGGAGGCCACCTACTCATCGCTTTCGTACGTGCCTCTTCTGATCGGAAAACTCGTCACGGGCGCAGCCTTTGGCGGACTGCTCGCCAAGTACTGTCCCGAGGATGGCCCCCGCGATCCTGCCACCATGTGGCTGATCATCGGTATCCTCATCCTGGTAGCCCCGATCAGCCTTGTTGTCTTCAAGCGCTACATCCGGGTGAAGGAGGAGGGCCGGGATAATTAG
- a CDS encoding NCS2 family permease: protein MIADYFKLRENGTSLRVETVGGITTFLTMAYILLVNPMILSEAGMDRGAVITATCLAAFFGTVLVGLWANAPFAMAPGMGLNAFFTYTLVMGQGVSWQTALGVVFVSGVAFFLLTIIGIREKVVNAIPLSLRIAAAAGIGLFISFIGMKNLGLIVDNPATLVAIGPLTTSVLIGLGALVLIAILEIRKIKGSILIGIAFATALGVISGETRMPEGVASLPPSLVPVAFQLDIMGALQWGLVGAVFSFMFVDLFDSIGTIVACSYEAGHVEEDGSIRKIDKILEADAVATVVGSMLGTSTTTTYIESASGIADGARTGLASMVTGFLFLLALFLSPLIGAVPAFATAPALIMVGVFMFRNIREIDFTELQTAVPAFLTMLLMPLTFSIAMGLTVGFISYIAIAVFSGDLKKISPVMWVVGILSAVNLVVSVGS, encoded by the coding sequence ATGATCGCAGATTATTTCAAACTCAGGGAAAACGGGACGAGCTTACGGGTCGAGACGGTCGGGGGCATCACCACGTTTCTGACCATGGCTTACATCCTGTTAGTCAACCCGATGATCCTGAGTGAGGCGGGAATGGACCGGGGGGCGGTGATCACGGCGACCTGTCTGGCGGCGTTTTTTGGCACGGTGTTAGTGGGGCTGTGGGCGAATGCACCATTTGCGATGGCACCTGGAATGGGGCTGAATGCGTTTTTCACCTACACCCTGGTGATGGGTCAGGGGGTGAGCTGGCAAACAGCCCTGGGCGTGGTCTTTGTTTCGGGCGTGGCGTTCTTTTTACTCACCATCATCGGCATACGGGAAAAGGTGGTGAATGCGATCCCCCTGAGTCTGCGCATCGCGGCGGCGGCTGGGATCGGACTGTTTATTTCATTTATCGGGATGAAAAACCTTGGGTTGATTGTGGACAATCCCGCCACCCTGGTAGCGATCGGACCACTGACCACGTCGGTTCTCATCGGGCTTGGGGCTCTGGTGCTGATCGCCATCCTGGAAATCCGTAAGATCAAGGGCTCGATTTTGATAGGTATCGCGTTTGCCACGGCCCTCGGTGTGATTTCCGGCGAAACCAGGATGCCGGAAGGTGTGGCATCACTCCCACCCTCACTGGTCCCTGTGGCATTTCAGCTGGATATCATGGGAGCCCTGCAATGGGGCCTTGTCGGTGCCGTGTTCTCCTTTATGTTTGTCGATTTGTTCGACTCGATAGGCACCATCGTCGCCTGTTCGTATGAGGCGGGGCATGTGGAGGAAGACGGCAGCATCCGCAAAATCGATAAAATCCTGGAAGCTGACGCCGTGGCAACCGTGGTGGGATCGATGTTGGGAACCAGCACCACGACAACCTACATCGAGTCGGCATCAGGCATCGCCGATGGCGCCCGCACGGGCCTGGCCTCGATGGTGACGGGTTTCCTGTTTCTGTTAGCCTTGTTTCTTTCTCCCCTGATCGGGGCGGTACCCGCCTTTGCGACTGCACCCGCCCTCATCATGGTGGGGGTGTTTATGTTCCGCAACATCAGGGAAATTGATTTCACCGAACTACAAACAGCGGTTCCGGCCTTTCTCACCATGCTTTTGATGCCGCTGACTTTCAGTATCGCCATGGGGCTAACCGTCGGTTTTATTTCCTACATCGCCATTGCGGTATTCAGTGGGGACCTTAAAAAAATCTCACCCGTCATGTGGGTTGTCGGGATACTCTCAGCGGTCAATCTTGTTGTATCGGTGGGCAGCTAA
- the recR gene encoding recombination protein RecR, translated as MARADYPQPVVELIAELKKLPGIGPRSAERVAVWLLQHPKSNCHELAASIEQAKEQITSCDVCGFFATADGCPVCDDHHRDAHELCVVEQATDVLPMERSGAFKGYYHCLGGKLSPLDNVTPDDLRITPLIRRVDANPGMEVILALGADVEGEATSNYLVEVLSRRDCSVSRIAQGISAGGSLDHADELTLMRAMQGRRVVE; from the coding sequence ATGGCTAGAGCGGATTACCCACAACCTGTTGTTGAACTGATTGCAGAATTAAAAAAGCTGCCAGGCATTGGCCCCCGCAGCGCCGAGCGGGTGGCTGTCTGGCTGTTGCAGCACCCCAAATCCAATTGCCACGAACTGGCGGCATCGATCGAACAGGCCAAGGAGCAGATAACCTCCTGTGACGTCTGCGGATTTTTCGCCACCGCAGACGGCTGTCCCGTCTGTGACGACCACCATCGCGATGCTCACGAACTCTGCGTGGTCGAACAAGCCACCGATGTTCTGCCCATGGAGCGCTCCGGTGCCTTCAAAGGATACTACCACTGCCTTGGCGGTAAACTGTCGCCTCTCGATAACGTCACTCCCGACGATCTCCGGATCACACCTTTGATCCGACGGGTCGATGCCAATCCGGGTATGGAGGTGATCCTTGCGCTCGGTGCCGATGTCGAAGGGGAAGCCACCTCTAACTACCTCGTTGAAGTCCTTAGCCGTCGAGATTGCTCGGTCTCCCGCATTGCCCAGGGGATCTCCGCCGGCGGTAGCCTCGACCACGCCGATGAACTCACCCTGATGCGCGCCATGCAGGGGAGGCGGGTGGTTGAATAA
- a CDS encoding YIP1 family protein, translated as MTHPVGRVDGPVLLYGGVGLALAVAMQVLGLFKKGDARLENALLEPVFHGVTPGVLSMPVLVMIAAVFCFGIAFAVLDSVGAWRRVVLGVTALVIILAMVPTFAVWKIYFSPFLPAVALFWTWFCTMMYVNHHVMPCEVSSFKFQTPNTKVRAASQPVEEKVEVKQDEEEQDVDPDAKYKPKVTKKPKAAQRTKHKKRNGKNK; from the coding sequence ATGACCCACCCGGTAGGGCGGGTGGATGGTCCCGTCTTGTTATACGGGGGGGTTGGCTTGGCTCTGGCTGTCGCGATGCAAGTGCTTGGACTATTTAAAAAGGGGGATGCCCGGCTCGAAAATGCATTGTTAGAACCTGTGTTTCACGGAGTGACCCCCGGTGTTTTATCGATGCCCGTGCTGGTGATGATAGCCGCGGTGTTTTGCTTTGGTATTGCCTTTGCCGTGCTCGATTCTGTGGGGGCATGGCGTCGGGTCGTCCTTGGTGTGACGGCTCTCGTGATTATCCTGGCGATGGTGCCTACCTTTGCGGTCTGGAAGATTTACTTTTCCCCGTTTTTACCGGCGGTGGCCCTGTTCTGGACCTGGTTCTGCACGATGATGTATGTCAATCACCATGTCATGCCGTGTGAGGTTTCAAGTTTTAAGTTTCAAACTCCAAATACCAAGGTTCGTGCTGCTTCGCAGCCTGTTGAGGAAAAGGTTGAGGTGAAACAGGATGAGGAAGAACAGGATGTTGACCCCGATGCGAAGTATAAACCGAAAGTGACGAAAAAACCGAAGGCTGCGCAACGGACAAAACACAAAAAACGGAACGGGAAAAACAAATAG